The nucleotide sequence GCTCTTTAAGGCAAAATTCATGCGTTCTTCTATCATTTTGGTTTCTCTCCATGGCATCACCCTTTCTGGCCGAAAGTGTTACCCATGTCCTGAACCTTTTTTGGTACCTATGTCCTGAACCTGTACCTGAGAGGAGACCGGGAGTTGCTCTGGGGACCCCTCCGTCCCGGTCAAGCCGGGACATCCGGCTTCTCTCCGATACGCCGTGACAGGCCTCCCCTCGGAGAGAGGAGGAGCTGTTTTTGAGAGCTGACGAAGCGTGGCAGCGCGGAGACACTGCACAATAAGCAGCGGCGTTGCTGGAAAATCATTCTGCCTCTCCCGCACGGTTGTAAGAATCATTTTGTCAGTAATCATTCTGTGTGCATCCCCGGTATCGAGCCGTAAGCTGAGGCCTGAAGTTGAGTCGCCAGGAGTTGCGGCTAGGCGGAGCCGCAGGCCATGAAGTCTTCGAGGACGCTGTCGATTTCCGCGCAGAAGTCCTGCTTTTGTGAATCGCTCAAGTCGGCGGTGGTGAAGCTGTTCTTGGCGAAGCCGGCGAGCTGGGCGGGGGTGGCACCGAGTACCTGGTGAAGCATGAGATAGTCATCCTTGAGGTGCGCGTTGCCGAAGATGAAGGGATCGTCCGTGTTGATGGTGCAGCGGATGCCGGCTTCTTCCAGCTCGAGGATGGGATGGGACTCCGCTGATTCGACGGCCAGTAGTTTGACATTGCTGATCGGGCAGACGTCGAAGCTGGCCCCCACGCTGGCGGCCAGTTGCACGACCTCGGGGTCGTGCATGGCCTGCACGCCGTGCTGAATTTTCCGAACCCCGAGTTTTTCGATCACCTCACGCACACCGAGCGGGCCGGTGAGCTCGCTGGCGTGTGCCTTGCGCAGCTTGCCGGCGGCCTCGGCATCCTTCCAGAAATCGATGATCCAGGGGCGGAGCGGGAAGAGCTCGTGGCCGTGCAGGTCGATGCCGTGAATGTAGGGCGAGCTGAGAATGTCGGCCAGGTGCTTGTCCTGATTCTCGGAAAATCCCTTATGGTGCAGGCCGGCAAAGAGGCGCACTTCGAGATCGTCGGGGATGCTCTGGTAGATGGCCTCGGCCACCTCGTTCAAGTCGACCCCGGAGCGTTCCACCGCGAGGGCGGCAAAGCTGAATTCGACATACTTGACGTTTTCCGACTTGCGGGTCTCCAGCAGGTCGGCGGCGGCCAGGGCGTAGCGCTCGGGGCTGTTGAGCCAGGGGACGACATACTCCACGATGGCGGCCTCGAAATCGTCAAAGGAGGGGAAGCGGAAGTGGTCGGCCCAGGAGGGCGGCTCCGTCTGGTAGCGTTCCGGGTCGCTGGCCTGCATACGGTGCCAGGGAGGGCTGCCGTCGATGTGCAGATGGTGCTCCCCCTTGGGGAGGCGATTGATGAAGTGGATGATTTCTTCGTTTGCTTGCATAAATCGTATCAATGATGGCCGTGGCTGGATTTGACGGTGATCCATGGGGCGATCCAGAGGAGTGCGGCGACGGTCAGGTAGGCCCAGAACCACTCGTTCAATTCGAGGCGCATGACGGAGACCGTGTCGGCGTAGGTGAAGCTGTACTGGTGGAGCAGGCCGATCATGGAGAAAAAGGCGGCGAGCAGGAACCAGGCAGCGGCCTTGCGGAACTGCTGGTCGATGATGCAGACCGTGGCGGCAGCGAGGATGACCGAACTATAGACATAGCCCTGCTCGAGGGCAAAGGCCCCGTGCGCGTAGAAGGAGCGTGCGGATTGCAGCACGCCGAGGAGGCCCGGCTCGAAAAAGGAGGTGCCCGCCTGTATGCCCGCTGCGGATACAGCATGCTTGAGCATGAGGGCGATATAGGCGCCCACCGGCGGGATGATGCCGATGATGACCGCGGGGATATGTTTCTGCGGGGTCGCCTCGAAGGCCTGGGACATCATGGAGATGCCGATCCAGATGAGGATGGCCATCCCCGCCTCGATCGGCACGAAGTGGAAGAGCAGGCTGGCGCTGCCGGTCAGGCAAATGATGCCGAGGACGCTGCCGGTCAGGACGGAGTAGCCGGCCCGTGCGCCCAAGGCCTTCCAGCCGGGATGACCGATATAGATGGAGGTCGGGAAGGGGGAGCCACAGACGGCGGCCGCGATGGTGCCGAGCCCGTTGACGGCGAGTGCCGGTTTGGCCGGATAGTTATCGCCCGCGGCGGCGGCCGACTCGATATTCTGCAGGGAGAGCACGAGGTGGATGATGCCGACCGGCGCGAGCACGGGCAGCAGCTGCGGCAGCATCTTGAAGGCGGCAAAGAGATCGCCCAGGACCGGGATGGGCAGGTAGAGCCCGAACATTTCCGGCTGCAGCGGGGCGGCCGGAACAATATTGGAGCCCTGGGTGAAATGTAGGGTCCAGGAAAGGACACTGCCGATCACGATGACCATCATGCCCACCGGGAGTCCCCACTTAAGTTTCACGCCGCCGAAATACACGAGCAGCGTCAGTCCGAGCATGGTGATGCCGACCAGCGGGTAGGCAAAGCTGCGAAAGACGAAGTCCATCGCGATGAAGGTAAAACCGATGCCCGCGAGGGTCGAGAGCAGTGCCGCGCGCGGCGTGAAGCGGCGGATGTGGTAGACAACGAAGGCGCCGAAGAACTCGATCAGGCCGGAGCAGAAGCAGGCGAGGAGCCCGGCCTGCCAGGCCAGCCGGTCGGCATCGGCCTTGGTTGCACCCTCGGCCAGGGCGGCCTGCTGTACCGGGTACATGGCGAGGAAGACAAAGGCGACGATGGTCAGTATGCTGGCTCCGTAGGGGATGGCGCAGACATCGTCGCGATTCTCCCTTTTGGCCAGCTTGAGCGCCTGCCGCGCATAATAGAAATTACCGATGGCGAGGCCCACGGCGGTTGCCGGGAGGATCTGCGCATAAAACAGCTCGTTGCTGAACCCGAGAAAGCCCTGGCACAGGCTGCTCATCAGCATGAGCATCACCATGTTGTCGAGCCCCAGGGCAAAGAAGCCGTCGAGGTCGCCTTTGACGAAGAGTTTCACGCGGCTCCGGGTTAGGCGGTAAAGCTACGGCCGAGCCCGACTTTGCGCAGCCAGTTCCGGTAGGCGATGGATGCCTTGTCCGCCTTGGCGTGCACCTCGGCTGAAATTTCCAGCGGGATTTCCTCCGGCTTTTGCATCTCGATAATGACCCGGTCTTCCCCGAGGATCTTACGCTCCCATTCGAGCAGTTTTTCGACCGGCACGTCGTGGTCGAAGTTGCGGGTGAAGACGACGATCAACTGCGCCTTGCGGGCCGAGACCGGCGTGATGTTGATATGGATGATGTGTTCACGTCCGCCGGGGTAACTGATACAGGTGCGCGTACAGAAGGGGAAATAGAGCGTGCGGTGCATGTGCCGCTTCAGCTCCGCCTCATTGGAGATGGGGGAGTCGGAAGGATTGGTGGCCAGGTACTCGAACTCCATCGTCATCCAGTTGTCGGTCATCTCGAACTCATACTCGGTGCCCATGGTCGCGCTGGATTCCTGGCCGAAGGAGCTCTGGTGGACGAAGGAGAAGTGCGCGTTGTCGATGAAGTTCTCGATCGCGCGGCCGGCCGAGCAGTCCCAGATTTCAGGCCCCATATGGAAGCGTCGGTAGGCCGGGTTGTCGGCCTCCGGTTCCCATTCCGGGAGCTGGTTTTGCGGATCCCCGCTGAGGCAGACCCAGATGAGGCCGTACTTGACGGTGTGCAGATAGGTTTCGAGGCGGACCTTGGCGGGGATTTTCCAGTCGGGGTCGCAGGGCACCTTGGTGCACTTGCCGTCGGCGCCAAATTCATAGCCGTGATAGGGGCAGACCACGCAGCTGTTCTTGATCCATCCGGCGGAGAGCGGAGCGCCACGGTGGATGCAAAGGTCTTTCGCCACCACATATTCATCCCCCAGGCGGGCGACCACGAGACGCACGTCCAGCAAGCTCAGGGCGACCGGCTTCTCTGCGATGTCCTCTTCCAGCGCGATGGGGTACCACATGTTGGCGAGTGCATTCCAGTCGCTTTCGCTGAAGGTGCACTCTGCGGGATATTTGGCTGCGTGGATTTGGTAGCTTTCTTCAATCATGCGAAGCCTTTAGCACAGATTATTCCAGATATTTAATTTCCGAATGATTGGCATAGCCGTAGCTACGCGAAACGGCATGTCAGCCTATGTCATCTGGGCAGCCATCTTCCTCGCCGGATATCTTATCTGGCTGCTGGTTTTGGCGCTGCGCTCCGCCCGTACACGTTCCACGGATCTGGATACGTTTTTCCTCGCCGACAAGTCCGTCGGTTTCCTCGCCTCGGTCTTTACCTTCTGGGCGACCTACTTCAGTGCGGTGGCCTTGATTGGCGCGGCCGGCTACTACTACATGCACGGGGTCGGGAACTTCTATTTCGCGGCGCTGGGTTATATCATGCTGGCACTCATCACCGGCACGGTCGGGCGACGCCTCTGGCGCCTCTCGCGGCGCTACCCGGAAATACGTTCTCCCATACAACTGTACCTGCGGCATTTCCGCTCTCCGGGGCTTGAGCTGCTGTTCGTGCTGGTGACGCTGTTTTGCATGGTCCCGTACATGGCGGCCCAAATTACAGGCTTTGCCCGATTGATGGAAGGCGCCATGGACCTGCCCTACGTCTGGACCGCGGCCGCCGCGCTCGCTGTGATCTACTTCTATTCCGAATCCGGCGGGCTGAAGAATATCGTCAGCACGGACATCGTACAGTCCTTGATGACCATCGTCGGTTGTATCGGGGTGGTCATTACATTTCTTTGGGCCTACTGGGCCTGGGATCTCGGGAGTTTCGTGCGCGAGGTTGACGCGGTTTCCGACCCCTCGCTTTGGAGCCTTTCGGGTCCGAACGGGTTCTACAATCCGGTGCTGATTGTCAGCCTTGCGCTGTTGATTTCGCTCGGTGCCGTACCGATGGCGCATAATGCGCAGCGCTACATGATTGTGAAGGATGAAGTCTACCTGCGACGCCTGATGTGGTTGTTCCCGGTGCTCGGCGTTTTTGTGACGATGGTGGCCTGCGTGCTCGGACTGGGTGGGGCGGTTCACTTCCCGGGCTTGGCAAGCGGGGATCAGGTGATCGGGGCGATCACCGCGACGGTGCCGCCGGTGATCGGGGCGATGGCTACGGTCGGCATTCTTGCGGCGACGATGTCGACGGCCGACTCTATTCTATTGAGTGTGGGCTTCATTGTGAGCGAGCAATGGTATCGCGGCAAGAAAGGCAGCGGCGCCTCGGTGCTTCGTCTCAACCGTTGGTGTACCCTGGCGATTGCGATCTTTGCGTTTATCGCGAGCATCCGCCCGGAGCTGGTGAGTGACTTGGCCTTCAATGCCTTCGGCGGGATGCTCCAGCTCGCACCTGTCATGCTGGCCGGACTCTATGAATGGAAAGTCGGCCGCAACTGGGCCTTTGCCAGTGTGCTGAGCGGACTCACGGTCCTGTTCATTGGGAATACAAACCTGTACGGGCACTTGGCACCGGAGTATCTGCCGCATTACCTGGCGGCCTTTCTCAGCGGATTGGCTGTTCTCGGTGTCGGTCGGCTACTGGTAGCCTACCGGGCGCTGCCGGTCTACGAGCGGGCTCCCGTTGGACTGCGTGCCGCGCAGACGGTGAAGTGAGAGGCTTGGTCAGGTTTCGCTGCTGAGACGGCAATGCAGGATGACTTCGTCAAATTCATCCAATGAGCCCATTCCGGGCCGCATGTTCAGTGCTTTCTGGAAGCGCAGCCCGATCGGCATGAAGATCGAGTTGTAATACCACATGGCCCGTTCCGGGTTTTTCTCCATATAGTCCATGGCCCAGTCGACCAGACGGCTGGATTTTGGCTGCATCCCGTAGGCGCAACTCTGCTCGACGCTCAGACCGTGTCGCGCCAGCAAGCTGGACAAGTCATCCGGCGCGTAGCGTCGGCAATGGCCCACGATGTCGTCGAAGCGGGTCCAAAAGGACATGTGAAGCGGAACGGATAGGAGGCAGTGTGCTCCGGGCTTGGCAACACGACAGATCTCGGTCAGTGCGCGGTCATCTTCCCGGACATGTTCGATGATATCGAGCGCGCAGACCAAATCGAATTGCTTGCCGGGAAAGGGCAATGCTTCGATCGAAGCCTGATGCACATGCCCGCCCTGTTTGGCGAGCGCATCCAGGGCTGGCCGGCTGATGTCTGCAAAACAGGTTCCGCAGATCGGCAGTCGTGGTCGCATGCCCGGTGCGATCTCCAGACGAGTGCCTGCTTCCTTGCTGAGCTGCTCGACCAGTGGCCAGGTGTTGAAACGCTGCGGGGCAATCAGGCGCACTCGGCGCCAAAGTCTATCATAGAACTCTTGGTTTGTCTGTTCGAGTTCGGTTGCCGGGCTAGGGTGTGTCATGTCGGGATCGCCATGGGCCTATACGGGGTCGGATTGGTAGTTCCGTGCAATCTCCGATTGTCTCTGCCGGCCGTGGCTATAAAGGGTTTCTGTAGTCAGCTTGGCGGACTGGGCCTTGCTGTCAATGGTGGTATATATGGTCGGGGATACGAGAGGCGGGGATCCTAACAAGGTCGTGCGGACGCGGCAAAGCGCGTCCCTCCAATGCTTCGCATCCACCTAGCCGAATTCGTGAGAATTTGGATGGCAATATTCGACATGGATTGACTCTATTGGCTGAGGGATACTTGTATCGGGATTATGGATTCAGAAGCCAAGGACATCATCGATCGACTGCTGGACACTGGCGGCACAGAAGCGACACAAAAGGCCGCCCTGAAGCGGGCGGGGGAGTTGCTTGAGGAGCACTACATCCTCAACCTGCCGCCCTCGACGGATATTCTGAAAGCCTTGGCCAAATACTCGAAATCGAGCCGTGCGCCGTCATCCCTGGCCCGCAGGGCCGCCCGCCTGCACAAGGATTACAAGATCTAACCGCGGTTCACCGTATTCGAAAAGCGGGGCTTTTCGTTTGACCTGCGCGACACAGGCGATGAAACAAGGCGCATGATTGAAACTCCTGCTGATGTCCAAAGTGTCCCCGCCGATGCCGAAACCACTGCGTCCGGCCTTGCTTCACGTGTATTGACTTCCGGTTCCGGGAAGGAATCCCCGGCTGCTGCGGATACCGTAACCGTGCATTACAGTGGCTGGACCACAGACGGCCAATTGTTCGACAGTTCCGTACGCCGCGGCCAACCGGCCAGCTTCCCTCTGAACCGTGTGATCAAGGGCTGGACCGAAGGCTTGCAGCTGATGGTTGCGGGTGAAAAACGCCGCTTCTGGATTCCGGCTGCACTGGCCTATGGGGATGACCCCGCCGGTGGTCGTCCCGCCGGCATGCTGGTTTTCGACGTCGAACTTCTTTCCTTTGAAAAGGCACCCGAGCCTCCCAAGGTGCCCGAAGACGTGGCCGGAGTGCCCGAAGCTGCCGAAGTCCGCGAAAGTGGCCTGGCTTCCCGCGTGTTGAAGGCCGGTGGGGGTGAAAAAAATCCCGCGAAGACGGATTTTGTGACGGTGCATTACAGCGGTTGGACGACCGACGGTGCGCTCTTCGATAGCTCGGTGATGCGCGGCCAACCGGCCAGCTTCGGCCTGTTCCAGGTCATTCCCGGCTGGACCGAAGGGGTGCAACTCATGGTGGAAGGCGAAACACGCCGTTTCTGGATTCCGGCAAAACTGGCTTATGGCGAAAACCCGCAAGGCGGTGCACCCGCCGGCATGCTGGTCTTCGATGTCGAGCTGATCCGGATCGGCCGCTAGCAGCGGGCGGCTCCCGTATCCGAAGGGGTCCGGTCGATGATCCGGAAGCGGTCATCCAGGTGCCGCTGAAGGATAGGTTCGACCTCGCTCCATTGCAGCCCTCCGGAGCCGCAACCCGGACGGGGAAGGTAGACGGCATCCCATTGCTGCTCGTCGCAGAGTGTGACGAGTTCGCGACAGGACTGCTCAATCAGCCGGGTGTCGGGGAGGTCCATCGGGCTGTATTCGATGGGAAAGGCGACGATGCGGTCGGACAGCAGATAGACGTGCAATCCGCCCGCCTTGATACGCTTGCCCAGTTCTCCCGGAATACCATGGAAACGCAGGGAGGCCTGACGGGCACAACCCCGAGGCATCAGGCAAACGCCCTTGCGTGTGACCATACCACCGGTCGTGATCGCAATCACGTCACCTTTGGCATGGTAGTCCCAGATGTCTCCGTGGATCAGTTTCATGGAAATCGCTTCTTTGGCCCAGTTGATTTGAATGAGCCAGTATTCAGTCAATGCCCAGGAGCCCAGGTCTCAAAAGATAAAAATCAGTTTTAATTATAAGGATTAGCGAGTATAATGTCAGCAATTATGAAAGCTACTCCAACCCCCGGGGTGCCGCTGAGTGAGGAGCAATCCTACCTAAAATTCGCCGGTACCCTCCTGATGATCCTGGGAGCCATGCAAAGCTTCCTTTCCTTGGCCGGCATTTCGGTCGTGGTTTTTGATTCGAGCATCCATTTTTTCGGCGCGATCGGCATCTTTGACATCTCCGAGCTCAGCACCGCCGGGTGGGTGCCACGCATGCTCATCGGTTACATCCTCGCCCAGGTCTTTGTCGGTTGGGCGATCGGCTGCCTGACGATGCGGGCCGGCTACCACTGCCTGCACGCCAAGTCCTGGCATTTCGTTTACTGGGTGATGATGCTGAATTGGTTCTGTTTTCCGGCCGGTACGACCGTAGGACTCTTGCTCTGGCGTGATTTGCGCCGTGAGTCGGTTCAGGAATTGTTTGAGCATTCGTGATACGGGATACCCTTCGACAGGCTCAGGGCAGGCGGGATATGGGATGGGGGATCGGGCCTTCTTGTTTGTCCGGGCGCACAGAAGCGCGTCGCTCCATTCACCTTGCTTTGATGTCGCCGAATTCGTGAGCATTTGGAGGCTTGATATCCCGGGGCGCGAATCCCGTTTTTCAATGGACTTCCCGAGTCTTGAGATGGGTTTGTGCCAAATTGTACGCCATGGAATCGAGCGGCAGGTCAAGTTCCTTGAACCAGGTCTGTATTCTGTGTTGGCCGCGTCGACAGACATACTTGGCAGTCGGCACAGCCGTTTCGGGCAAGTCATGACGCGCTTGGGCGTAGGCACAGGCGCAGGTCATCGCGAACAGTTCGGTGCCGATCTTGACCAACCGTGCCAGTACCAACTGTCGGCTTTCGAGGGCTGGGCCATAGCGCAACATCCTGTGAAACAGAGCACAGGCCAGTTTTCGGCTCAGCCGTTCAATCCGCAGGAATTCGACGTACAGTTCCGGTTCGGTCTCTGGAGGGAGGCGGGTGTTGCCGGGCAGGTACTTTGCAGGGTACCAGCGTGCATAGTGCGACATGGCCCTCAGGCCGGCGCGGAGTCGTACTATGCCGGGCTTGCGGCGATCGAGGACAGGCCCACCGAACCGTAGGTGCGGATCCAATGCTTCACGTGCGATAAAGAGGTGCATAATCTCACTGGAACCTTCGAAGATGGTATTGATCCGACAGTCACGCATCATGCGTTCGACCGGGTCCGGACTTTCGCCCCGGTTGCGTAGTGAATCCGCCGTTTCGTAACCACGTCCGCCCTTGATCTGCATCGTCGCATCAATCGTACGCCATGCGGCTTCACTGCCCCAGAGTTTGCTCATCGCGGCTTCGAGGCGTATGTCCGCATGTTTGTCCCGATCGACCAGCGAGGACGTATATCGAACCATCGCTTCGGTCACAAAGGCATCTGCGGCAATCTCCGCTATTTTTTCGGCAATGGCGGCATGTTGTCCGATGGGCTTACCCCATTGCTCGCGTTGCCGCGACCAACGAAGCACAATGTCCAAACAGCGTTGCATCAGTCCGGTGCAGGCGGCAGGCAAGGTCAGGCGTCCGGTATTCAATGTCGTCAGTGCGACTTTGAGACCTTTCCCTTCCTCTAAGACTATATTCTCCCGGGGAACATAGACATCCCGAAAGCGAAGCACTCCGTTATACAGCGCCCTTAGGCCCATGAAATGGCAGCGCGTAACGATCTCCACTCCGGGCCAGCTCATATCGACGATAAACGCCGTCGTTCGCAACTGATGGCTTACGGAGGGGGTGCGCGCCATGACAATGATGTGCGATGCTTTCAGGCCGTTGGTGCACCAGAGCTTTTCGCCATTCAGCCGGAAGCCTTTGCCATCCTGATCCGGAGTGGCCTCGGTTTTCATGCGAGCCGGGTCGGAACCGACATCTTTTTCCGTAAGGGCAAATGCCGAAATCTGTCCCTTCGCAAACAGGGGCAGGTAGCGTTGCTTCTGTGCTTCGGTGCCGAAGATGAGCAACGGTTGTGGGACACCGATGGATTGATGGGCCGAGAGCAATGCCGTCAGGTTGCCGCAATTCCGGCCAAGCTCCATGGCCGCCCTGGAATAGTTGCTTTGGCTGAGGCCCAGTCCGCCGTATTGGCGCGGGATCTTGATGCCGAAAGCACCGAGCTGTGCCAGTCCCTCGATCACCTCCGTCGGGATCTCTCCCTCGCGGTCAATCGCATCTGGGTCCGTCCTTTCTGCCAGGAAGTGTTTCAGTTTTGAGAGAAACCGGTCGC is from Coraliomargarita parva and encodes:
- a CDS encoding adenosine deaminase family protein — translated: MQANEEIIHFINRLPKGEHHLHIDGSPPWHRMQASDPERYQTEPPSWADHFRFPSFDDFEAAIVEYVVPWLNSPERYALAAADLLETRKSENVKYVEFSFAALAVERSGVDLNEVAEAIYQSIPDDLEVRLFAGLHHKGFSENQDKHLADILSSPYIHGIDLHGHELFPLRPWIIDFWKDAEAAGKLRKAHASELTGPLGVREVIEKLGVRKIQHGVQAMHDPEVVQLAASVGASFDVCPISNVKLLAVESAESHPILELEEAGIRCTINTDDPFIFGNAHLKDDYLMLHQVLGATPAQLAGFAKNSFTTADLSDSQKQDFCAEIDSVLEDFMACGSA
- a CDS encoding class I SAM-dependent methyltransferase, whose protein sequence is MTHPSPATELEQTNQEFYDRLWRRVRLIAPQRFNTWPLVEQLSKEAGTRLEIAPGMRPRLPICGTCFADISRPALDALAKQGGHVHQASIEALPFPGKQFDLVCALDIIEHVREDDRALTEICRVAKPGAHCLLSVPLHMSFWTRFDDIVGHCRRYAPDDLSSLLARHGLSVEQSCAYGMQPKSSRLVDWAMDYMEKNPERAMWYYNSIFMPIGLRFQKALNMRPGMGSLDEFDEVILHCRLSSET
- a CDS encoding sodium:solute symporter family protein, which translates into the protein MSAYVIWAAIFLAGYLIWLLVLALRSARTRSTDLDTFFLADKSVGFLASVFTFWATYFSAVALIGAAGYYYMHGVGNFYFAALGYIMLALITGTVGRRLWRLSRRYPEIRSPIQLYLRHFRSPGLELLFVLVTLFCMVPYMAAQITGFARLMEGAMDLPYVWTAAAALAVIYFYSESGGLKNIVSTDIVQSLMTIVGCIGVVITFLWAYWAWDLGSFVREVDAVSDPSLWSLSGPNGFYNPVLIVSLALLISLGAVPMAHNAQRYMIVKDEVYLRRLMWLFPVLGVFVTMVACVLGLGGAVHFPGLASGDQVIGAITATVPPVIGAMATVGILAATMSTADSILLSVGFIVSEQWYRGKKGSGASVLRLNRWCTLAIAIFAFIASIRPELVSDLAFNAFGGMLQLAPVMLAGLYEWKVGRNWAFASVLSGLTVLFIGNTNLYGHLAPEYLPHYLAAFLSGLAVLGVGRLLVAYRALPVYERAPVGLRAAQTVK
- a CDS encoding aromatic ring-hydroxylating oxygenase subunit alpha, coding for MIEESYQIHAAKYPAECTFSESDWNALANMWYPIALEEDIAEKPVALSLLDVRLVVARLGDEYVVAKDLCIHRGAPLSAGWIKNSCVVCPYHGYEFGADGKCTKVPCDPDWKIPAKVRLETYLHTVKYGLIWVCLSGDPQNQLPEWEPEADNPAYRRFHMGPEIWDCSAGRAIENFIDNAHFSFVHQSSFGQESSATMGTEYEFEMTDNWMTMEFEYLATNPSDSPISNEAELKRHMHRTLYFPFCTRTCISYPGGREHIIHINITPVSARKAQLIVVFTRNFDHDVPVEKLLEWERKILGEDRVIIEMQKPEEIPLEISAEVHAKADKASIAYRNWLRKVGLGRSFTA
- a CDS encoding acyl-CoA dehydrogenase family protein, which gives rise to MKTSEDTRDLIDTSGMSEGQRLALEAAESSRDSRMLSGLAASLFDGCPRFDGITPFPLQSREDAAEGDRFLSKLKHFLAERTDPDAIDREGEIPTEVIEGLAQLGAFGIKIPRQYGGLGLSQSNYSRAAMELGRNCGNLTALLSAHQSIGVPQPLLIFGTEAQKQRYLPLFAKGQISAFALTEKDVGSDPARMKTEATPDQDGKGFRLNGEKLWCTNGLKASHIIVMARTPSVSHQLRTTAFIVDMSWPGVEIVTRCHFMGLRALYNGVLRFRDVYVPRENIVLEEGKGLKVALTTLNTGRLTLPAACTGLMQRCLDIVLRWSRQREQWGKPIGQHAAIAEKIAEIAADAFVTEAMVRYTSSLVDRDKHADIRLEAAMSKLWGSEAAWRTIDATMQIKGGRGYETADSLRNRGESPDPVERMMRDCRINTIFEGSSEIMHLFIAREALDPHLRFGGPVLDRRKPGIVRLRAGLRAMSHYARWYPAKYLPGNTRLPPETEPELYVEFLRIERLSRKLACALFHRMLRYGPALESRQLVLARLVKIGTELFAMTCACAYAQARHDLPETAVPTAKYVCRRGQHRIQTWFKELDLPLDSMAYNLAQTHLKTREVH
- a CDS encoding FKBP-type peptidyl-prolyl cis-trans isomerase; the protein is MIETPADVQSVPADAETTASGLASRVLTSGSGKESPAAADTVTVHYSGWTTDGQLFDSSVRRGQPASFPLNRVIKGWTEGLQLMVAGEKRRFWIPAALAYGDDPAGGRPAGMLVFDVELLSFEKAPEPPKVPEDVAGVPEAAEVRESGLASRVLKAGGGEKNPAKTDFVTVHYSGWTTDGALFDSSVMRGQPASFGLFQVIPGWTEGVQLMVEGETRRFWIPAKLAYGENPQGGAPAGMLVFDVELIRIGR